GCGTATCAGGTACATGAGCTGGCGGAGGCGAAGATTGAGGAGAGTGAGAGGTTACGGAAGGCCTTGGGGATTAGGGAGGATAGGGAGACGGGGGAGATTTCTAGTGGGTGGAGAGATGCTAGGAGGTAATTTGGCTTTAAACAGTGACGGAGCAGGGATGGACATGGCGTTGGGTGTTAGTTTCTGTGTGTATGCACTGCATTTGTTTTATGGGATAATGGAATGAGATATCGGCATAGGTACCATTTGAATTGATTTGCCCTACGGGTAGATTGTGAATGATATTGGAGCTCTTATCATTGCGACTGGCAGTGACAGTAATCATTCCTTGAGGGCATTAATAGCATTCACTCTTCCATCCTTCCCCTCTCTGTTCTCACAGACGGTCTGGTGGTATCTTCGGACGGTAgatctctcttcttcttcctcttcctctttcgcAGCCCGTTCTATCATTCATGAGTTTGAAATCAAACAATCATTTATCTATCTACCGTCCAGCCTACATGGACCTTTACATAGTTAGCATGTTCTACGAAACTACGTCTGCCTTGACGACTCAACGAGAGAAGCGAGGTGGTCTTCTGAAAGCGTCGGCTCCTATAGGCCATGGTCGAGTCTCCTCGCAGCCGAAATCGACGTGGAGCCGGTATATACACTTCTGATTATACCGCCGCGGGACCATCTCGTTGCTCAGATCAACCTTGAAAAGGGTCGTGGTCAATGATGCCAGTTATAATTATGAAAACGGACGTGGCTTCAAAGGGTGCAAGCCGTGCCCGACAACTTCACAGTTTTTATAGGATGTGTCCCGCTGGCGATGTTATATGGTTCGAGCTAGCGGTAGACCTGATTGCATTTGGGGCAAGGTCCAACCACCTCCCGCACTCTGAAAGCCTGGTCCACGGCAAGACTCTACAACAAGATAATTTGGGGAATATCCAAGATTCTCTGTCCGCTAAGTCGCGTTCGAAGAGACCACCGTCTGGTCCTCGTCCTGCTCGCGCTCAAGCTTGACCACTCACGGGTTTGATATAATCGAGCGATTATTTTGAAGTCATAAACCTTGGGGGCTCAAAAGCATGGCTCTATGTTGATGGCTGACTTGTTGACTACTGTTGCTCTTCTAGTTGAGGTTCCTAAGGAATCCTTCTAGATCATATGTGATTGGTCAGTTCCAACAAAATAATGACCATAATGACCAACATTGGTCAAGACTCCGTATTAGGGCTTGCCATTTGTTACTTTCAGAGCAACATTATTTCTGCTTGTATGAACATAAGCTAGAACATGCCTACGTCAAGAAAGAACAGTAGGTAGAGCGGAATCCGTTCAATCTTTCCTATGCACCCCATGAAAACGCATTGGCACGCGCATATGGATAGGATAATTcactcaaaaaaaaaaaaaatggttGTATGAATATGAATAATTCTGGCATGATTCTGGAGTATCGTGGTCAATAGCCAAGACGTAATGTCAGCGCATATATCGACCTGCGACACACGTATGTGGGTGGTCCGTTTCACCTGACAgtagcaaaaaaaaaaaaaaaagaaaggctCAGTGAAGAGGCCAAGTTTCTTCTCGAGAGCGGAGCCGTATGTACACCATCTATCGCTAGTAAGGGACATAAGGACTTGAACCAGTTGGCCTGATATTCACGGTCGCTGGTCTCACTGAGCTCTGGGACCCGGTAGTAGCGATATAAGACTGTTCTCCCGATTTTTCGCCTGATTTCAGGCATTCGCATCCCAATCGATTAATTCATTGAAAAAGCGATCTTCATCAGGTGCCCCAGGTACTCTATCATGCTCCAAGTTCCCATTCGACTCCCCTCCATTGAAACCCTGTTGGTGTTGCTCTTTGGCATATTGACCAGGAGTAACTCCGGTAATTTTCTTGAACACCCGGTGGAAGTGACTTGGTGTGAAATTTGCTGCCTCTGCCAGCTCTTCTAGCTTAACTTTGCCACCTGAGGAGACGGCAGCGGCAATGGAATCACAAGCAGCTTGAACAAGTCGTACCTGGGGGTCTCCCATCTGATCATTGGGGCGACAACGCTTGCAGGGTCGGAATCCTGCAGCTTCTGCCAGCGTTGGAgagttgaagaagtcaaCGTTGGCCCGTCGCGCTAAGCGCGCCGGGCATGATGGTCGACAGTAAATGCCAGTCGTGCGGACTGCATAGACGAAACTGTTGACCGAGGCATCTCGATTGGCAACCGCTCTCCATTGTGCTGCTATTTTCTGGGGATTGACATGTTCCAAATGTGTTGGGAAATGGGCGCACATAGCATGGGTGAGAACATTTGTTTTTGCTCAACGGATAGTTAAGACCCCTTGGGAGAGTACTTATTGTCAGGAATTTCGGAACCCGCCTCCATATAACGTAATCAGGCACTGACATAGTTATATCCGTCCATTGGTCGATTAGAAACGGTTATGTGCAGTTAAAGAACCATCGCGATGGCAAATTTTAATTTTATAGAAATGACGCACGCCGCGGAGCATGGGTGTCAGTGATAGTATGACCTTGCTACCACCGTCCTCCAGCTGCTCAACCCCTCCCAAAACACAACATATACTCCAAAATGGTCCCAGACTGGAAAGCCGGCCCTCCATCCGGACATACCCGAATTAAGCATCCCCGACCACCCCGACCACCCCAGCATCGGAGCCCTAATCAACCGCGAACTCCATCGCGAAACCGACAACCCCAATGGCAGTCCCTACCTAATCCGCCACAGCATACCACcaacttcatcgagaagatCTACTGGAACCCCCGCGCCTACGACTTGCGCAATATCTGGATGTGGTACAACGAGGTCGAGCGTTTCCTCATCGCGGAAAGGGCGCCAGATATGCTGAAGGAGGCCGCGAGATCTTGTCTGCTTAATGACTTGTATGTGAAGATGCATGAGATGTGCCTGGGGTAGTATTATGGGTGCTTGCGGGTCCTCGCCCATCGTGATGTCCAGCATCTGGGCTTTAATTGGAGGTtgaacaacatcatcattccTCCACTCCTCAATAAGAATATGCGGCCTCGCCCGCTCAACACCAATCACAATAACCGACTTCATCTCCTTCTTGTTCTCCCGAGTCGCCATCAGAGGAACTGGAGAGATATGCTAAGATGGTGTTCATGAATCAGGGGTTTATTGCAATCGAAGGGTATTACTCATGATGTCCCAAGTGGACCAGGCACCGGCGTTTGCTGTTTTGCTCCAAGTATCCAATATCAACGGCTAGGTATCAACCAATATGAAATCAAATGCATTTATATACAATCAAGTACTGAACTTTTCAATCACCCATCCTCCCTTGGGATCCTTCTTCTGTATAACCTTCTTAGCAGGCAACGGCCACCCCATACCACCCGCCTCGCCTACCAATGATGGAACAACCCAACATGCCCGTCTTGGCGGCAGGCTCCCCTCCAGCAATTCGATCTTCCCAATCGGCTTCCCATACTCCAGCAGCGGCGTCCCATGCGCGATCGCAGCTAGCTGCAACCCACTAGGCGCAACGAGCGGATACATCCGCACCTTGGGTGTCTGGTCCGCGGAGACAAGGCTCGGCGCGGACTGCTGCAGATGCGAGTAGATGACGTATTGTGGCATTTCCTTCGGAGAAAGAGATGCTAGTATCGAAGTAGGGTGCACATAGACAGCTTTTTCTTCGAGTTCGGTTGCAGGTCCCTCGCGAGACTTGAAGAGGGTGAGGTAGGGGACGTCGATGGCGCGTTTCGGGGTGCGATTCATCTCCGGTGGGACCGGGGCGAGGTCTGCGCGGATAGCAACGTTGTCGATGAACCCTGCTGTGACAATTTGCTTGAGAGCCTTGATTTGCTTATCGGATGGTTCGGGGAGACGGGGTGTATAAGCGGGGACGATGCCGGGGTTGTTGTTCCGGGCGATATCGGTTAGTTGGCTGCGGAGTTGGGTTGCTTCTTTGAATGCCTTGGCGCGGAGGAACATCTGCTCAGCGAAGGCGTCACCATCGGAGGCATAGCCGTAGGCACAGATAGCGGAGAGGTATTTCAGGCTGTCGGACAGATCGTCATGTTTGCTGAATAGACGGTGGACTCGGGAGAAGTCCTTGTGGCGCTGTTCGCGTGCTGTGTCTTCTAGGCGGTCTTGGTTTGTGTACacctttttcctcttcttctctccatcatcgtcatcatcatcatctttgtcgtcctctttctttgatgaaggtgGGTCGATCTGGTTCTGCGGCACAAACAGATCGCCCACCGCTAATGCCGCGA
This sequence is a window from Aspergillus chevalieri M1 DNA, chromosome 5, nearly complete sequence. Protein-coding genes within it:
- a CDS encoding uncharacterized protein (COG:L;~EggNog:ENOG410PRFJ;~InterPro:IPR009057,IPR004026,IPR035451,IPR018060;~PFAM:PF00165,PF02805;~go_function: GO:0003677 - DNA binding [Evidence IEA];~go_function: GO:0003700 - DNA-binding transcription factor activity [Evidence IEA];~go_function: GO:0008168 - methyltransferase activity [Evidence IEA];~go_function: GO:0008270 - zinc ion binding [Evidence IEA];~go_function: GO:0043565 - sequence-specific DNA binding [Evidence IEA];~go_process: GO:0006281 - DNA repair [Evidence IEA];~go_process: GO:0006355 - regulation of transcription, DNA-templated [Evidence IEA]), which codes for MCAHFPTHLEHVNPQKIAAQWRAVANRDASVNSFVYAVRTTGIYCRPSCPARLARRANVDFFNSPTLAEAAGFRPCKRCRPNDQMGDPQVRLVQAACDSIAAAVSSGGKVKLEELAEAANFTPSHFHRVFKKITGVTPGQYAKEQHQQGFNGGESNGNLEHDRVPGAPDEDRFFNELIDWDANA